Proteins from one Esox lucius isolate fEsoLuc1 chromosome 19, fEsoLuc1.pri, whole genome shotgun sequence genomic window:
- the slc28a1 gene encoding sodium/nucleoside cotransporter 1 isoform X1, with protein MTEASGMPCNVVSHANENGEDNKGFEMQEDVVSFDSRSSIKKEKLKKGLGCLRKVSKPINAIEDYFKAHSKTIKYIVLGLLGAGYVAYFITACVLDFERAIALVVLTSLAVVSKAYDLVKKYKGESITKCFIPAQRCFNSFRGWIIGVFVIVVLVLLVTWLVVDTSKRPEQLISFGGVCMFILVIFLFSAHRKSVAWRPVFWGLGLQFCIGLFVIRTEPGLIAFQWLGEQVQIFLNYTKSGSEFVFGPLTSDIFAFQALPIVIFFSSVMSVLYFLGIMQWLIIKIAWVMQITMGTSPTETLSVAGNIFVGQTEAPLLIRPYLENMTKSEVHAVMVGGFATIAGSVMGAFISFGIDASSLISASVMAAPCALAVSKLSYPEVEESPFKSEENIKVACGDEKNILEAASSGASASISLVANIAANLIAFLAILAFINASLGWLGGLVGYPSITFEMICSYVFMPVAFMMGIPFEESFTVAELIGTKLFLNEFLAYEKLSAMKKNRVNGLDEFIDDKRQWISVRSEIISTYALCGFANFSSLGIVIGGLSSICPPRRGLVSSLVLRALFTGTCVTLVNACVAGILFVPPGLDCLDVFNTSPFNTTNSDLKTCCNNLFGSSTVKNGTISFEGSWSTETNATLFFNNCCGLFDNPVCN; from the exons ATGA CAGAAGCAAGTGGTATGCCCTGTAATGTTGTGTCCCATGCAAATGAAAATGGGGAGGACAATAAGGGATTTGAAATGCAG GAGGATGTTGTTTCATTTGATAGCAGAAGTAGTATCAAAAAGGAAAAGTTAAAAAAGGGATTGGGATGTTTAAG GAAGGTTTCCAAGCCTATTAATGCCATAGAGGATTACTTTAAAGCTCACTCCAAAACCATCAAATACATTGTGCTGGGCTTACTTGGAGCAG GCTATGTAGCATACTTCATCACTGCCTGCGTATTGGACTTTGAGAGGGCCATTGCCCTTGTGGTGCTCACAAGTCTTGCTGTTGTCTCCAAAGCCTATGATCTTGTAAAGAAATACAAGGGAGAAAGTATAACCAAGTGTTTCATACCAGCTCAAAGATGTTTCAACAGTTTCAGGGGTTGGATAATAGG TGTTTTTGTCATAGTGGTGCTGGTCTTGCTCGTGACTTGGCTCGTTGTGGACACAAGCAAGCGACCAGAGCAGCTCATCTCATTTGGAGGAGTCTGCATGTTCATCCTAGTCATTTTCCTCTTCTCAGCCCATAGAAAATCA gTTGCATGGAGGCCTGTCTTTTGGGGTCTTGGTTTGCAATTCTGTATCGGACTGTTTGTCATAAGGACAGAGCCAGGACTCATAGCTTTCCAGTGGCTCGGAGAACAAGTGCAG ataTTCTTAAACTACACAAAATCTGGATCGGAATTTGTTTTTGGTCCACTGACATCTGATATCTTCGCATTTCAG GCTTTGCCCATTGTAATATTCTTTAGCAGTGTGATGTCAGTACTTTACTTCCTTGGAATAATGCAATGGCTCATTATCAAG ATTGCCTGGGTCATGCAAATTACAATGGGGACCTCACCCACTGAGACCTTGAGTGTTGCAGGTAACATATTTGTTGGACAG ACTGAAGCACCACTTTTGATTCGCCCCTATCTGGAGAACATGACCAAATCTGAAGTCCATGCTGTCATGGTTGGAGGATTTGCCACCATTGCAGGGAGTGTGATGGGTGCATTTATCTCATTTGGG ATTGATGCATCCTCTCTCATATCTGCCTCTGTGATGGCTGCCCCTTGTGCTTTGGCTGTCTCAAAGCTCTCCTATCCAGAGGTTGAGGAGAGCCCGTTTAAATCAGAGGAAAATATAAAAGTGGCTTGTGG TGATGAGAAGAACATTTTGGAAGCAGCTAGCAGTGGAGCATCTGCATCAATCTCCCTTGTTGCTAATATAGCTGCTAACTTAATAGCATTCCTGGCAATACTGGCATTCATCAATGCATCTCTTGGGTGGCTAGGAGGCCTGGTGGGATATCCTTCCATCACTTTTGAG ATGATCTGTTCCTACGTGTTCATGCCTGTGGCCTTTATGATGGGAATACCATTTGAAGAGAGTTTCACCGTAGCAGAACTCATTGGCACCAAGCTCTTTTTGAATGAGTTTCTGGCATATGAGAAGCTATCAGCGATGAAGAAAAATAGAGTCAATGGTCTGGATGAATTTATTGATGATAAGAGGCAATGGATCTCA GTCAGATCAGAGATTATCAGCACATATGCTCTGTGTGGATTCGCTAATTTCAGCTCACTGGGAATCGTAATCGGAGGCCTTT CCTCAATATGTCCACCCAGAAGAGGTCTCGTCTCCTCTTTAGTATTGAGAGCCCTGTTCACAGGTACCTGTGTGACCCTGGTTAATGCCTGTGTTGCAG GTATTCTCTTTGTTCCTCCTGGTCTTGACTGTTTGGATGTTTTCAATACCTCTCCTTTCAACACCACAAATTCTGACTTAAAAACCTGCTGTAATAATCTTTTCGGAAG CAGCACTGTGAAGAATGGGACCATCTCATTTGAGGGCTCCTGGAGCACAGAGACCAACGCTACTTTGTTCTTTAACAACTGTTGTGGTCTCTTTGataatcctgtttgtaactag
- the slc28a1 gene encoding sodium/nucleoside cotransporter 1 isoform X2 produces the protein MKASGMPCNVVSHANENGEDNKGFEMQEDVVSFDSRSSIKKEKLKKGLGCLRKVSKPINAIEDYFKAHSKTIKYIVLGLLGAGYVAYFITACVLDFERAIALVVLTSLAVVSKAYDLVKKYKGESITKCFIPAQRCFNSFRGWIIGVFVIVVLVLLVTWLVVDTSKRPEQLISFGGVCMFILVIFLFSAHRKSVAWRPVFWGLGLQFCIGLFVIRTEPGLIAFQWLGEQVQIFLNYTKSGSEFVFGPLTSDIFAFQALPIVIFFSSVMSVLYFLGIMQWLIIKIAWVMQITMGTSPTETLSVAGNIFVGQTEAPLLIRPYLENMTKSEVHAVMVGGFATIAGSVMGAFISFGIDASSLISASVMAAPCALAVSKLSYPEVEESPFKSEENIKVACGDEKNILEAASSGASASISLVANIAANLIAFLAILAFINASLGWLGGLVGYPSITFEMICSYVFMPVAFMMGIPFEESFTVAELIGTKLFLNEFLAYEKLSAMKKNRVNGLDEFIDDKRQWISVRSEIISTYALCGFANFSSLGIVIGGLSSICPPRRGLVSSLVLRALFTGTCVTLVNACVAGILFVPPGLDCLDVFNTSPFNTTNSDLKTCCNNLFGSSTVKNGTISFEGSWSTETNATLFFNNCCGLFDNPVCN, from the exons ATGA AAGCAAGTGGTATGCCCTGTAATGTTGTGTCCCATGCAAATGAAAATGGGGAGGACAATAAGGGATTTGAAATGCAG GAGGATGTTGTTTCATTTGATAGCAGAAGTAGTATCAAAAAGGAAAAGTTAAAAAAGGGATTGGGATGTTTAAG GAAGGTTTCCAAGCCTATTAATGCCATAGAGGATTACTTTAAAGCTCACTCCAAAACCATCAAATACATTGTGCTGGGCTTACTTGGAGCAG GCTATGTAGCATACTTCATCACTGCCTGCGTATTGGACTTTGAGAGGGCCATTGCCCTTGTGGTGCTCACAAGTCTTGCTGTTGTCTCCAAAGCCTATGATCTTGTAAAGAAATACAAGGGAGAAAGTATAACCAAGTGTTTCATACCAGCTCAAAGATGTTTCAACAGTTTCAGGGGTTGGATAATAGG TGTTTTTGTCATAGTGGTGCTGGTCTTGCTCGTGACTTGGCTCGTTGTGGACACAAGCAAGCGACCAGAGCAGCTCATCTCATTTGGAGGAGTCTGCATGTTCATCCTAGTCATTTTCCTCTTCTCAGCCCATAGAAAATCA gTTGCATGGAGGCCTGTCTTTTGGGGTCTTGGTTTGCAATTCTGTATCGGACTGTTTGTCATAAGGACAGAGCCAGGACTCATAGCTTTCCAGTGGCTCGGAGAACAAGTGCAG ataTTCTTAAACTACACAAAATCTGGATCGGAATTTGTTTTTGGTCCACTGACATCTGATATCTTCGCATTTCAG GCTTTGCCCATTGTAATATTCTTTAGCAGTGTGATGTCAGTACTTTACTTCCTTGGAATAATGCAATGGCTCATTATCAAG ATTGCCTGGGTCATGCAAATTACAATGGGGACCTCACCCACTGAGACCTTGAGTGTTGCAGGTAACATATTTGTTGGACAG ACTGAAGCACCACTTTTGATTCGCCCCTATCTGGAGAACATGACCAAATCTGAAGTCCATGCTGTCATGGTTGGAGGATTTGCCACCATTGCAGGGAGTGTGATGGGTGCATTTATCTCATTTGGG ATTGATGCATCCTCTCTCATATCTGCCTCTGTGATGGCTGCCCCTTGTGCTTTGGCTGTCTCAAAGCTCTCCTATCCAGAGGTTGAGGAGAGCCCGTTTAAATCAGAGGAAAATATAAAAGTGGCTTGTGG TGATGAGAAGAACATTTTGGAAGCAGCTAGCAGTGGAGCATCTGCATCAATCTCCCTTGTTGCTAATATAGCTGCTAACTTAATAGCATTCCTGGCAATACTGGCATTCATCAATGCATCTCTTGGGTGGCTAGGAGGCCTGGTGGGATATCCTTCCATCACTTTTGAG ATGATCTGTTCCTACGTGTTCATGCCTGTGGCCTTTATGATGGGAATACCATTTGAAGAGAGTTTCACCGTAGCAGAACTCATTGGCACCAAGCTCTTTTTGAATGAGTTTCTGGCATATGAGAAGCTATCAGCGATGAAGAAAAATAGAGTCAATGGTCTGGATGAATTTATTGATGATAAGAGGCAATGGATCTCA GTCAGATCAGAGATTATCAGCACATATGCTCTGTGTGGATTCGCTAATTTCAGCTCACTGGGAATCGTAATCGGAGGCCTTT CCTCAATATGTCCACCCAGAAGAGGTCTCGTCTCCTCTTTAGTATTGAGAGCCCTGTTCACAGGTACCTGTGTGACCCTGGTTAATGCCTGTGTTGCAG GTATTCTCTTTGTTCCTCCTGGTCTTGACTGTTTGGATGTTTTCAATACCTCTCCTTTCAACACCACAAATTCTGACTTAAAAACCTGCTGTAATAATCTTTTCGGAAG CAGCACTGTGAAGAATGGGACCATCTCATTTGAGGGCTCCTGGAGCACAGAGACCAACGCTACTTTGTTCTTTAACAACTGTTGTGGTCTCTTTGataatcctgtttgtaactag
- the slc28a1 gene encoding sodium/nucleoside cotransporter 1 isoform X4 yields the protein MFKVSKPINAIEDYFKAHSKTIKYIVLGLLGAGYVAYFITACVLDFERAIALVVLTSLAVVSKAYDLVKKYKGESITKCFIPAQRCFNSFRGWIIGVFVIVVLVLLVTWLVVDTSKRPEQLISFGGVCMFILVIFLFSAHRKSVAWRPVFWGLGLQFCIGLFVIRTEPGLIAFQWLGEQVQIFLNYTKSGSEFVFGPLTSDIFAFQALPIVIFFSSVMSVLYFLGIMQWLIIKIAWVMQITMGTSPTETLSVAGNIFVGQTEAPLLIRPYLENMTKSEVHAVMVGGFATIAGSVMGAFISFGIDASSLISASVMAAPCALAVSKLSYPEVEESPFKSEENIKVACGDEKNILEAASSGASASISLVANIAANLIAFLAILAFINASLGWLGGLVGYPSITFEMICSYVFMPVAFMMGIPFEESFTVAELIGTKLFLNEFLAYEKLSAMKKNRVNGLDEFIDDKRQWISVRSEIISTYALCGFANFSSLGIVIGGLSSICPPRRGLVSSLVLRALFTGTCVTLVNACVAGILFVPPGLDCLDVFNTSPFNTTNSDLKTCCNNLFGSSTVKNGTISFEGSWSTETNATLFFNNCCGLFDNPVCN from the exons ATGTTTAAG GTTTCCAAGCCTATTAATGCCATAGAGGATTACTTTAAAGCTCACTCCAAAACCATCAAATACATTGTGCTGGGCTTACTTGGAGCAG GCTATGTAGCATACTTCATCACTGCCTGCGTATTGGACTTTGAGAGGGCCATTGCCCTTGTGGTGCTCACAAGTCTTGCTGTTGTCTCCAAAGCCTATGATCTTGTAAAGAAATACAAGGGAGAAAGTATAACCAAGTGTTTCATACCAGCTCAAAGATGTTTCAACAGTTTCAGGGGTTGGATAATAGG TGTTTTTGTCATAGTGGTGCTGGTCTTGCTCGTGACTTGGCTCGTTGTGGACACAAGCAAGCGACCAGAGCAGCTCATCTCATTTGGAGGAGTCTGCATGTTCATCCTAGTCATTTTCCTCTTCTCAGCCCATAGAAAATCA gTTGCATGGAGGCCTGTCTTTTGGGGTCTTGGTTTGCAATTCTGTATCGGACTGTTTGTCATAAGGACAGAGCCAGGACTCATAGCTTTCCAGTGGCTCGGAGAACAAGTGCAG ataTTCTTAAACTACACAAAATCTGGATCGGAATTTGTTTTTGGTCCACTGACATCTGATATCTTCGCATTTCAG GCTTTGCCCATTGTAATATTCTTTAGCAGTGTGATGTCAGTACTTTACTTCCTTGGAATAATGCAATGGCTCATTATCAAG ATTGCCTGGGTCATGCAAATTACAATGGGGACCTCACCCACTGAGACCTTGAGTGTTGCAGGTAACATATTTGTTGGACAG ACTGAAGCACCACTTTTGATTCGCCCCTATCTGGAGAACATGACCAAATCTGAAGTCCATGCTGTCATGGTTGGAGGATTTGCCACCATTGCAGGGAGTGTGATGGGTGCATTTATCTCATTTGGG ATTGATGCATCCTCTCTCATATCTGCCTCTGTGATGGCTGCCCCTTGTGCTTTGGCTGTCTCAAAGCTCTCCTATCCAGAGGTTGAGGAGAGCCCGTTTAAATCAGAGGAAAATATAAAAGTGGCTTGTGG TGATGAGAAGAACATTTTGGAAGCAGCTAGCAGTGGAGCATCTGCATCAATCTCCCTTGTTGCTAATATAGCTGCTAACTTAATAGCATTCCTGGCAATACTGGCATTCATCAATGCATCTCTTGGGTGGCTAGGAGGCCTGGTGGGATATCCTTCCATCACTTTTGAG ATGATCTGTTCCTACGTGTTCATGCCTGTGGCCTTTATGATGGGAATACCATTTGAAGAGAGTTTCACCGTAGCAGAACTCATTGGCACCAAGCTCTTTTTGAATGAGTTTCTGGCATATGAGAAGCTATCAGCGATGAAGAAAAATAGAGTCAATGGTCTGGATGAATTTATTGATGATAAGAGGCAATGGATCTCA GTCAGATCAGAGATTATCAGCACATATGCTCTGTGTGGATTCGCTAATTTCAGCTCACTGGGAATCGTAATCGGAGGCCTTT CCTCAATATGTCCACCCAGAAGAGGTCTCGTCTCCTCTTTAGTATTGAGAGCCCTGTTCACAGGTACCTGTGTGACCCTGGTTAATGCCTGTGTTGCAG GTATTCTCTTTGTTCCTCCTGGTCTTGACTGTTTGGATGTTTTCAATACCTCTCCTTTCAACACCACAAATTCTGACTTAAAAACCTGCTGTAATAATCTTTTCGGAAG CAGCACTGTGAAGAATGGGACCATCTCATTTGAGGGCTCCTGGAGCACAGAGACCAACGCTACTTTGTTCTTTAACAACTGTTGTGGTCTCTTTGataatcctgtttgtaactag
- the slc28a1 gene encoding sodium/nucleoside cotransporter 1 isoform X3: MTEASGMPCNVVSHANENGEDNKGFEMQEDVVSFDSRSSIKKEKLKKGLGCLRKVSKPINAIEDYFKAHSKTIKYIVLGLLGAGYVAYFITACVLDFERAIALVVLTSLAVVSKAYDLVKKYKGESITKCFIPAQRCFNSFRGWIIGVFVIVVLVLLVTWLVVDTSKRPEQLISFGGVCMFILVIFLFSAHRKSVAWRPVFWGLGLQFCIGLFVIRTEPGLIAFQWLGEQVQIFLNYTKSGSEFVFGPLTSDIFAFQALPIVIFFSSVMSVLYFLGIMQWLIIKIAWVMQITMGTSPTETLSVAGNIFVGQTEAPLLIRPYLENMTKSEVHAVMVGGFATIAGSVMGAFISFGIDASSLISASVMAAPCALAVSKLSYPEVEESPFKSEENIKVACGDEKNILEAASSGASASISLVANIAANLIAFLAILAFINASLGWLGGLVGYPSITFEMICSYVFMPVAFMMGIPFEESFTVAELIGTKLFLNEFLAYEKLSAMKKNRVNGLDEFIDDKRQWISVRSEIISTYALCGFANFSSLGIVIGGLSSICPPRRGLVSSLVLRALFTGTCVTLVNACVAGILFVPPGLDCLDVFNTSPFNTTNSDLKTCCNNLFGSTVKNGTISFEGSWSTETNATLFFNNCCGLFDNPVCN; the protein is encoded by the exons ATGA CAGAAGCAAGTGGTATGCCCTGTAATGTTGTGTCCCATGCAAATGAAAATGGGGAGGACAATAAGGGATTTGAAATGCAG GAGGATGTTGTTTCATTTGATAGCAGAAGTAGTATCAAAAAGGAAAAGTTAAAAAAGGGATTGGGATGTTTAAG GAAGGTTTCCAAGCCTATTAATGCCATAGAGGATTACTTTAAAGCTCACTCCAAAACCATCAAATACATTGTGCTGGGCTTACTTGGAGCAG GCTATGTAGCATACTTCATCACTGCCTGCGTATTGGACTTTGAGAGGGCCATTGCCCTTGTGGTGCTCACAAGTCTTGCTGTTGTCTCCAAAGCCTATGATCTTGTAAAGAAATACAAGGGAGAAAGTATAACCAAGTGTTTCATACCAGCTCAAAGATGTTTCAACAGTTTCAGGGGTTGGATAATAGG TGTTTTTGTCATAGTGGTGCTGGTCTTGCTCGTGACTTGGCTCGTTGTGGACACAAGCAAGCGACCAGAGCAGCTCATCTCATTTGGAGGAGTCTGCATGTTCATCCTAGTCATTTTCCTCTTCTCAGCCCATAGAAAATCA gTTGCATGGAGGCCTGTCTTTTGGGGTCTTGGTTTGCAATTCTGTATCGGACTGTTTGTCATAAGGACAGAGCCAGGACTCATAGCTTTCCAGTGGCTCGGAGAACAAGTGCAG ataTTCTTAAACTACACAAAATCTGGATCGGAATTTGTTTTTGGTCCACTGACATCTGATATCTTCGCATTTCAG GCTTTGCCCATTGTAATATTCTTTAGCAGTGTGATGTCAGTACTTTACTTCCTTGGAATAATGCAATGGCTCATTATCAAG ATTGCCTGGGTCATGCAAATTACAATGGGGACCTCACCCACTGAGACCTTGAGTGTTGCAGGTAACATATTTGTTGGACAG ACTGAAGCACCACTTTTGATTCGCCCCTATCTGGAGAACATGACCAAATCTGAAGTCCATGCTGTCATGGTTGGAGGATTTGCCACCATTGCAGGGAGTGTGATGGGTGCATTTATCTCATTTGGG ATTGATGCATCCTCTCTCATATCTGCCTCTGTGATGGCTGCCCCTTGTGCTTTGGCTGTCTCAAAGCTCTCCTATCCAGAGGTTGAGGAGAGCCCGTTTAAATCAGAGGAAAATATAAAAGTGGCTTGTGG TGATGAGAAGAACATTTTGGAAGCAGCTAGCAGTGGAGCATCTGCATCAATCTCCCTTGTTGCTAATATAGCTGCTAACTTAATAGCATTCCTGGCAATACTGGCATTCATCAATGCATCTCTTGGGTGGCTAGGAGGCCTGGTGGGATATCCTTCCATCACTTTTGAG ATGATCTGTTCCTACGTGTTCATGCCTGTGGCCTTTATGATGGGAATACCATTTGAAGAGAGTTTCACCGTAGCAGAACTCATTGGCACCAAGCTCTTTTTGAATGAGTTTCTGGCATATGAGAAGCTATCAGCGATGAAGAAAAATAGAGTCAATGGTCTGGATGAATTTATTGATGATAAGAGGCAATGGATCTCA GTCAGATCAGAGATTATCAGCACATATGCTCTGTGTGGATTCGCTAATTTCAGCTCACTGGGAATCGTAATCGGAGGCCTTT CCTCAATATGTCCACCCAGAAGAGGTCTCGTCTCCTCTTTAGTATTGAGAGCCCTGTTCACAGGTACCTGTGTGACCCTGGTTAATGCCTGTGTTGCAG GTATTCTCTTTGTTCCTCCTGGTCTTGACTGTTTGGATGTTTTCAATACCTCTCCTTTCAACACCACAAATTCTGACTTAAAAACCTGCTGTAATAATCTTTTCGGAAG CACTGTGAAGAATGGGACCATCTCATTTGAGGGCTCCTGGAGCACAGAGACCAACGCTACTTTGTTCTTTAACAACTGTTGTGGTCTCTTTGataatcctgtttgtaactag